A window of Pantoea agglomerans contains these coding sequences:
- a CDS encoding EamA family transporter gives MSVKDMLLALCVVVAWGVNFVVIKLGLQGMPPFLLAGLRFSLVAFPAIFFVSRPVIPLRWLVVYGMTISFGQFAFLFLAIKLGMPAGLASLVLQAQAFFTLLLGALLLAEKLRWNHIAGVLIATLGMFMLATAGMEGQSAAGITLTTMMLTLAAALSWGLGNITNKIILRNRKVPVMSLVVWSALVPVLPFFACSWLFEGEEAIVFSLTHISLQTVLALIYLAFIATIVGYAIWGNLLSRYETWRIAPLSLLVPVIGILSAALVLGEHLSAQQMLGAAVIILGLLVNVFGGLVSQRLAMRTHP, from the coding sequence ATGTCAGTTAAAGATATGTTGCTGGCGCTGTGCGTCGTGGTGGCGTGGGGCGTTAATTTCGTGGTGATCAAGCTCGGCCTGCAGGGGATGCCGCCCTTTTTGCTGGCGGGCCTGCGCTTTTCCCTGGTGGCGTTTCCGGCGATCTTTTTTGTCTCTCGCCCCGTCATTCCGCTGCGCTGGCTGGTGGTCTACGGCATGACCATCAGCTTTGGTCAGTTCGCTTTTCTGTTTCTCGCCATCAAGCTCGGCATGCCCGCCGGGCTCGCCTCGCTGGTGCTGCAGGCGCAGGCGTTTTTCACGCTGCTGCTGGGCGCGCTGCTGCTGGCGGAAAAGCTGCGCTGGAATCATATTGCCGGCGTGCTGATCGCGACGCTGGGGATGTTTATGCTGGCGACGGCGGGCATGGAGGGGCAGTCGGCCGCGGGCATTACGCTGACGACCATGATGCTGACGCTGGCGGCGGCGCTGTCGTGGGGACTGGGCAATATCACCAACAAGATTATCCTGCGCAATCGCAAGGTGCCGGTGATGTCGCTGGTAGTGTGGAGCGCGCTGGTGCCGGTGCTGCCTTTCTTCGCCTGCTCCTGGCTGTTCGAGGGAGAAGAGGCGATAGTATTCAGCCTGACGCACATCTCGCTGCAAACGGTACTGGCGCTGATCTATCTCGCCTTTATCGCCACCATCGTCGGCTACGCCATCTGGGGCAACCTGCTTAGCCGCTATGAGACCTGGCGCATCGCCCCGCTGTCGCTGCTGGTGCCGGTGATCGGCATTCTCAGCGCCGCGCTGGTGCTGGGGGAGCACCTCTCGGCGCAGCAGATGCTGGGGGCAGCGGTGATTATCCTCGGCCTGCTGGTGAATGTCTTCGGCGGTCTGGTGAGCCAGCGCCTGGCGATGCGCACCCATCCTTAA
- a CDS encoding YbaK/EbsC family protein, whose product MTTFANITDLLDRHEADYRVVEHEAIGQTDTISALRGNALNQAAKAMVLEVAMPDGAEPRFLLAIVPGDCKINFKSAARAIGGKKSSFAAPEMAQSLTDCVMGAVPPFSFDDRLALRVDTRLRDVGTLWFNAGALEKSIALDAEDYRRIVGEACYADIATPVAVSA is encoded by the coding sequence ATGACGACATTTGCAAACATTACCGACCTGCTGGATCGGCACGAAGCGGACTATCGCGTGGTAGAACATGAGGCTATCGGCCAGACCGACACCATTAGCGCGCTGCGCGGCAATGCGCTTAACCAGGCGGCGAAGGCGATGGTGCTGGAGGTCGCTATGCCAGACGGTGCCGAACCGCGCTTTCTGCTGGCGATTGTGCCGGGCGACTGCAAAATCAATTTTAAAAGCGCCGCACGCGCCATCGGCGGCAAAAAGTCGAGCTTCGCCGCGCCCGAGATGGCGCAGTCGCTGACCGACTGCGTAATGGGCGCGGTGCCGCCATTTAGTTTTGATGACCGGCTGGCGCTGCGCGTCGATACGCGCCTGCGCGACGTCGGCACGCTGTGGTTCAACGCCGGTGCGCTGGAGAAGTCGATTGCCCTTGATGCAGAGGACTATCGCCGTATCGTGGGCGAAGCCTGTTATGCCGATATCGCCACTCCCGTGGCGGTTAGCGCCTGA
- a CDS encoding class II glutamine amidotransferase, whose amino-acid sequence MILAQGEFDAAQVLEAARAMSCGETACHDGPIKEHPNGWGCLWLEAGEIRTLRGSGPFADALPDIDVDSIKGRFLAVHVRHATLSKNQGLEFAHPLLRDSAGTRWYMMHNGFMPTVYARLGMAASRFDSAEYLEYLVDRITPADFTRDYLRDKLAQVEPGGSAGNAIFVTRDRAWAWQWHPQDTPYPHYFTLHVLQQARCTYISSEPVPTLGDAAGWRRMANHELREIPLGE is encoded by the coding sequence ATGATTCTGGCGCAGGGCGAATTCGACGCGGCGCAGGTGCTGGAGGCGGCGCGCGCCATGAGCTGCGGCGAAACCGCCTGTCATGACGGGCCGATCAAAGAACACCCGAACGGCTGGGGATGTTTATGGCTGGAGGCGGGCGAGATCCGCACGCTGCGCGGCAGCGGCCCCTTTGCCGACGCGCTGCCCGACATTGATGTCGACAGCATCAAAGGCCGCTTTCTGGCGGTGCATGTGCGCCACGCCACGCTGAGTAAAAACCAGGGCCTGGAGTTTGCCCACCCGCTGCTGCGCGACAGCGCGGGCACGCGCTGGTACATGATGCATAACGGCTTTATGCCGACGGTCTACGCCCGGCTCGGCATGGCGGCCTCCCGCTTCGACTCGGCGGAATATCTGGAATATCTGGTGGATCGCATCACCCCGGCCGACTTCACGCGCGATTACCTGCGCGACAAGCTGGCGCAGGTCGAACCAGGCGGCAGCGCCGGCAACGCGATTTTCGTGACGCGCGACCGGGCATGGGCCTGGCAGTGGCACCCGCAGGATACGCCTTATCCGCACTACTTCACGCTGCACGTTTTGCAGCAGGCGCGCTGTACCTACATTTCGTCTGAACCTGTTCCAACCCTGGGCGACGCCGCCGGCTGGCGACGCATGGCTAACCATGAACTACGCGAGATTCCTTTGGGGGAGTAA